The following is a genomic window from Opitutaceae bacterium.
TTGAGCGCTACCTGCCATTCACCACCCGCTGAGCAAGGAGGCGACCCGTGAGCCGCACCAACTACATTGTCACTTACGACATCTGCGACCCCAAGCGCCTGCGAAAAGTCTTCAAGGCCTGCAAGGATTACGGGCTGCACCTCCAGCTCTCGGTGTTTGAGTGCGACCTCACGGCGGCGGAGAAGATCGATTTTGAAAGCCGACTGAGAGGCCTGATCGACCGGGACAAGGACCAGATCCTCTTCATCGCGCTCGGCCCCTCGGAAAGTCGCGG
Proteins encoded in this region:
- the cas2 gene encoding CRISPR-associated endonuclease Cas2 → MSRTNYIVTYDICDPKRLRKVFKACKDYGLHLQLSVFECDLTAAEKIDFESRLRGLIDRDKDQILFIALGPSESRGERVITAIGQAYIRLDPPCFVA